Within Celeribacter marinus, the genomic segment ACAGATCAAGTGTCACACCATCGGGCAGGGTCAATTGCATCTGTGCCGTGACGTCCTCAACGATCCCTTGTAGCTCAATCGCATCGCCCTGATCAGAGCGGACGACTTTGACGCTCACCGCACCATTGCCGTTGACGAAAAAGGCCTCATCACGGTCGATCCCTTCGACGCGGATATCCGCCACATCGCCAATCGTTAGCTTTGAACCATCGTCATTCGAGCGCAGCACAATATCGGATATTTGTGAGGCCGTCCGTTTCTCAACACCGGTGCGCACACGCGATGTGCCGCCGCCAACACTCCCCGCAGGACTGGTGTCTACCTCGGCCGAAATCGCCGCTGCGATATCGCTCATGGTGACATCATATTTGATCAGATTGATCGTCTCGACTTCGATAATTGTCTCGGGGGCTGCGACCCCTGAAATGCTCGTCCGCGTCACACCCTCGGCAAACAGACGTATCACCAACTCGTCCGAAAACCGCGCGAGTTGATCGAGGCCGACAGGGCCGGTAATGATCACATCCGTCACGGAATCAGTCCACCCGCCCCAGCGCACGGTGGCATCCTCTGCGCCCTCAGGTAGATTGGAGACGCCATCAATCGCCGCCTTCACATCATCGGCGGCGCGCTGCATGTCCCAATTCGGCTCAAAATCCAAACTGATGGATGCCCGACCCTCGGACGAGGTAGACGCACTTTCCATCACCCCCTCAACGGCGAGTAACGTCGGTTCCAAAATCTGAACCACAGCGCGGTCAACATCCTCCGCACCCGCCCCCTCCCATGCCACTGAGACGCGCACGGTATCGACAACGACATCGGGGAAAAATTGCGCCCGCATACGCGGCAGAGAAAACAGCCCCGCCGCTATCAGCAGAACCAAAAGCAAGTTGGCCGCCGTGCGGTGGCGGGTGAAATAGGAGAGCACACCGCTCGCCTTAGACATGCGCAGTGCGGCCATCTTTAACTCCCCATCCGGCTTTCTAGGCGCGTGATCAATTCGGCGGGCACCTCATCGGCGGCAAGCTGTTCTTTGATCCGCGCGCGCGCCTCTTCGGGCATACGTGTATTCCCATCGACAAAGGCGATGAGTTTCGCGCGCTGGTCGTCGCTCAGAGCAACCATGTCACTGTTCGCATCAGCTGCGCTTTGCGCATTTGTGTCCGGCTCGGCACCGTTTACGCGCACGCGGATACCCGCCCCTAAAAGCGGGCTGCGCTCCGCTACAATCTGACGTCCCGCAATCGCGGTCGCATCGACTATCACGTCATCGCCTTGGCGTCTTAACACCGGTGCATCGCGCACTTCGAGGCGGCTCTCATCTGTGATAGCCAAAACGGTCTGTGAGGCATCAACGGCACTTGATGGAATACGCGCCACATTTGTCAGTTCGGGTTCATCAATACGGACATTTACGAAATCACCCGGACGCAGCCCCGCCGAGACATCGAGACGCGCAAAGAGCAATCGCCCCGTTTGACCATCGCCAACAGCCGCACTTTCACGGGTGACTTCGCCCGTGGCCGTTAAATCCACACCCGCAACATCCAAAGATACCGTCACAGGCAACCGCGGTAGGGCACGCTGATCTCCTACGAGACGGGAATATTGCTGTGTCGAAATCCGAAAAGCGACCTGAAGCGCATCGGGCGCAATCAACGATCCAACCTGTTCGTTTGCATTCACAATCGCCCCCAGCGCCCCGACAACACCCGTCAACACACCATCGAACTCCGCAACAAGGGTCGTGTCGCCCAATGACCGCTCGGCCTCTTCAAGGGCGATTTGAGCCCGAAGAACCCCTGTCTTTGCTTGGTCCACACGGGCCTCTGCATTGGCAAGAGATTGACGTTTGGACAAGACGGCTTGGCGCGCAGACGCCTCCGACAGGGCCGCCGTTTCAACCGCACTGGCAGAGCCGACACCACGGGTTTGTAAGTTCTCTTGCCGCTCTAACGCGGCTGTGCGCAAATCAGTCTGTGCACGCGCCGCCGCCAGATCATCTACGGAAATGAGCAGCGCGCGCTCGGCCTCGCTCAGTTCGGCCTTGGCCTCTTGCACGTCCGCTTGCGCCACGCGCAGTGCGGCGGCCGCGTCAGCGGGATCAACGCGCATCAACACGTCCCCCGCCTTGACCGCACCGCCCTCCTCGAACCGCTCCGAAAGTTCGATAACGCGTCCACCGGCGGGCATACGCAACTCCAACGTGCGGCTTGCTTCAACCTCACCGTAGGTCGACAACACGGGGACAAGGCGCGATGGCGTGACAGTCACGACATTCACCGCAAATTGCCGCTCGCGCGCAGGCGCAGAGGTGCCTTCGCGTGCCTGCCGCTCTTGGAACGCAGAATAAAATCTATACCCACCAGCGATTAAGAGCGCTGTGGTCAGTGACATAAGAAAGAGGCCTACAAGAGAGCGGCGCAGAAAACGCATTGCGTGTCCCCGGATATAAGTTGAACAAGTAAGACAGACCTAGCACATCCGCCCAAGTCGTCCATCTCCATCATTCTACGATCTGCTCACGCAATTCCGTCGCATTTTTTTATCACTGTTTCGTGCGCAACAGATCTGCGGGCTATGCGAGGCGTTTGTGCTCTTCGAGGCGCGGGATCATTTGCACGAAATTACACGGCTTATGACGGTGATCGAGTTGCCAAACGAGGATCTCGTTCCACGCATCTTTACACGCGCCATTCGATCCGGGCAGAGCAAACAAATAGGTGCTTTTGGCAATTCCACCCGTTGCGCGTGACTGCACCGCCGAGGTGCCAACGCTTTTCATAGAGACAATCGTGAACATCGTCGCAAAGGCTTCGATCTCTTTCTCATAGACATCGCGGTGCGCCTCAACCGTCACGTCACGCCCCGTCAGGCCCGTGCCCCCCGTTGAAATCACAACATCAACCGCCTCGTCGTCAACCCACGCTTGCAATGTGTCGCGAATAAGCGGGCGATCATCGGTGACAATTTTACGCGCGCCAACCACATGCCCCGCCGCCTCGATCAGCGACACCAACGTGTCTCCCGAGGTATCTTGAGCCATTGAACGCGAATCAGACACGGCCAAAACGGCAATCCGCAGCGGGATGAATTCTAGGCTCTCGTCAATATCGGCCACGTCGAGGCTCCTTTAGCTGATAGTGCGCAACCGCGCCTGAATTTCCAAAAGATCGGCCCACGCCTCGCGCTTGGCCGCGGGGGTGCGCAACAAATAGGCGGGATGCGTCATCGGCATCGCGGGTTTACCCAGCACCTCTTCCCACGTCCCGCGCAACCGCGTGATCCCCGCGCGGCCCGTGAGCGCCTGACACGCCAGATTGCCCATAATGACGATGATATCCGGATCGGCCAATTCGATATGCTTGATCAAAAACGGCGTTAGCATCGCAATCTCGTCAGGTGTCGCATCGCGGTTTTCGGGCGGACGCCACGGCAAGGCCGTGACAAGGTACAACCCGTTTTGCGTATCGGGCGATGCGCGATCCAAACCGATTGCCCCGAACATCTTGTCCAAAAGCGCCCCTGAGCGGCCAACAAACGGCGTGCCCTCGCGATCCTCATCGCGGGTAGGTGCCTCGCCAATGACCATCACCCGTGCCTGAGGATTGCCATCCCCAAACACCAAATTATGCGCGCCGCGTTTCAGGGCACAATGTTCAAATGTCGCCAACGCCTCACGCAAGGCATCCAGTGATCCGGCTGATTTCGCCGCCACCACGGCCTCTCCCACACCGTCAACCTCAGTCTCGACTTGCGGACGTACGGGGGGGGGCGCTTTGCCCTTTGTCGCAACTGACGCTGGCGGCGCAGGTTTGGGTGCGGCTGCGGGCATGTCGTAGCGATTCACCGGATGCTCGCCAATCGGCTCGGACACGCCAAGCTCGACTTGCCAGTCCAACAACGCGTGCGCGTCCCAAAAATCGATGTGATCCAGATGAGTCTCCATTGCGTCACGCTACATCGCCACGCAGCCAAGGTAAATCTACGCATTCGATAGTGCGCGCCATTGCCGCCCCGCCTCGCAGTTTCTATAAGCATGAGAAACTCGCACCGCCGCGCAGTCGATAAACGTGGCAAACCTGAACCATCGCGCTTTAGGGAGGCACACATGGCATTCCGACAGAAACACCTTCTGGGGATTGAACCGCTCCACCCCGAAGAGATT encodes:
- a CDS encoding efflux RND transporter periplasmic adaptor subunit; this translates as MSLTTALLIAGGYRFYSAFQERQAREGTSAPARERQFAVNVVTVTPSRLVPVLSTYGEVEASRTLELRMPAGGRVIELSERFEEGGAVKAGDVLMRVDPADAAAALRVAQADVQEAKAELSEAERALLISVDDLAAARAQTDLRTAALERQENLQTRGVGSASAVETAALSEASARQAVLSKRQSLANAEARVDQAKTGVLRAQIALEEAERSLGDTTLVAEFDGVLTGVVGALGAIVNANEQVGSLIAPDALQVAFRISTQQYSRLVGDQRALPRLPVTVSLDVAGVDLTATGEVTRESAAVGDGQTGRLLFARLDVSAGLRPGDFVNVRIDEPELTNVARIPSSAVDASQTVLAITDESRLEVRDAPVLRRQGDDVIVDATAIAGRQIVAERSPLLGAGIRVRVNGAEPDTNAQSAADANSDMVALSDDQRAKLIAFVDGNTRMPEEARARIKEQLAADEVPAELITRLESRMGS
- a CDS encoding uracil-DNA glycosylase, whose protein sequence is METHLDHIDFWDAHALLDWQVELGVSEPIGEHPVNRYDMPAAAPKPAPPASVATKGKAPPPVRPQVETEVDGVGEAVVAAKSAGSLDALREALATFEHCALKRGAHNLVFGDGNPQARVMVIGEAPTRDEDREGTPFVGRSGALLDKMFGAIGLDRASPDTQNGLYLVTALPWRPPENRDATPDEIAMLTPFLIKHIELADPDIIVIMGNLACQALTGRAGITRLRGTWEEVLGKPAMPMTHPAYLLRTPAAKREAWADLLEIQARLRTIS
- the moaB gene encoding molybdenum cofactor biosynthesis protein B is translated as MADIDESLEFIPLRIAVLAVSDSRSMAQDTSGDTLVSLIEAAGHVVGARKIVTDDRPLIRDTLQAWVDDEAVDVVISTGGTGLTGRDVTVEAHRDVYEKEIEAFATMFTIVSMKSVGTSAVQSRATGGIAKSTYLFALPGSNGACKDAWNEILVWQLDHRHKPCNFVQMIPRLEEHKRLA